In Erigeron canadensis isolate Cc75 chromosome 6, C_canadensis_v1, whole genome shotgun sequence, the following are encoded in one genomic region:
- the LOC122603533 gene encoding ubiquitin domain-containing protein DSK2b-like isoform X1, which produces MGGGSGDSTAVTDGGGAGDAVTVNIRCSNGNKFTVQVTLDSSVENFKSVLAQNCDIPAPQQRLIYKGRILKDDQTLTSYGLEADHTVHLVRGFVPATATPAAGAPIGANTTTPPVAGQVDGGTTVGGTGLGASPFSGLGLGGLGGLGGNGGVFGAGLPELQQMQQQLTQNPNMMRDIMDMPLVQNLLNNPDVMRNMMMNNPQMRDVIERNPELGHMLNDPAILRQTMEAARNPEIMREMMRNTDRAMSNIESSPEGFNMLRRMYENVQEPFLNATTGGGDTGNDLNSNPFAALLGGGMGAPARDQVANPTTTGAETATGSPAPNTNPLPNPWAAGGGAVNQTNAAATNPAGTGRSPAVGGLGGLGVPGLEALLGGATPDPNSVSQLMQNPAISQMMQSLLSDPQYMNSILGLNPQMRSMLDSNPQLREMMQNPDFIRQLTSPETMQQMMTLQQSLLSGLGQQQPTRDIGQTGGATGSPNNMNLDMLMNMFGGLGTGGFSTPNPSNVPPEELYATQLAQLQEMGFFDTRENLQALTATAGNVHAAVERLLGNLGQ; this is translated from the exons ATGGGCGGCGGAAGCGGTGATAGCACAGCAGTGACAGACGGTGGTGGCGCCGGTGACGCCGTTACCGTTAACATACGGTGTTCTAACGGCAATAAGTTTACCGTTCAGGTAACCCTAGATTCTTCTGTTGAAAACTTCAAGTCCGTTTTAGCACAAAACTGTGATATTCCTGCACCACAGCAACGCTTGATTTATAAAGGACGGATTCTTAAAGATGATCAAACACTTACCAGCTACG GCTTGGAGGCAGATCACACTGTTCACTTAGTACGTGGTTTTGTGCCTGCTACCGCCACCCCAGCAGCCGGTGCACCCATAGGTGCAAATACTACTACACCACCTGTTGCTGGGCAAGTTGACGGTGGAACTACTGTAGGTGGAACCGGGCTTGGTGCTTCCCCATTTTCTGGACTGGGTTTGGGTGGTCTGGGCGGTTTGGGCGGTAATGGTGGCGTGTTTGGGGCTGGACTTCCAGAGTTGCAACAAATGCAGCAACAGCTGACTCAGAACCCTAACATGATGCGAGACATAATGGACATGCCTCTTGTTCAGAATTTATTAAATAACCCAGATGTCATGCGCAACATGATGATGAATAACCCTCAAATGCGTGATGTCATCGAGCGGAATCCAGAGCTTGGTCACATGCTCAATGATCCGGCAATCCTGCGTCAAACAATGGAGGCTGCCAGAAACCCTGAGATCATGCGTGAAATGATGCGTAACACAGACAGAGCAATGAGTAATATTGAATCTTCTCCTGAAGGTTTTAACATGCTTAGGCGAATGTATGAAAATGTCCAGGAGCCATTTCTGAATGCAACCACGGGCGGTGGTGATACAGGGAATGATTTGAACTCCAATCCTTTTGCAGCTCTTTTGGGTGGTGGCATGGGGGCCCCAGCCCGTGATCAGGTAGCTAATCCTACAACCACTGGTGCCGAGACAGCTACTGGTTCTCCTGCTCCAAATACCAACCCACTTCCCAATCCTTGGGCTGCAGGTGGTG GTGCAGTTAACCAAACAAATGCAGCTGCAACAAACCCTGCTGGGACTGGTAGGTCCCCGGCAGTCGGTGGGTTAGGTGGACTTGGCGTTCCAGGTCTTGAGGCATTGCTTGGTGGTGCTACCCCTGATCCCAATTCAGTGAGCCAGCTTATGCAAAACCCAGCTATTTCTCAGATGATGCAAAGTCTTCTTTCAGACCCACAATATATGAATTCG ATACTTGGACTTAATCCACAAATGCGAAGCATGCTTGATTCAAACCCCCAGTTGAGAGAAATGATGCAAAATCCCGACTTCATTCGTCAATTAACTTCTCCAGAGACCATGCAG CAAATGATGACACTACAACAGTCTCTTTTATCCGGACTTGGTCAGCAACAACCCACACG AGATATTGGTCAAACTGGAGGAGCAacag GTTCTCCCAATAACATGAATCTGGATATGCTTATGAACATGTTTGGCGGCCTTGGAACCGGAGGCTTTTCAACACCGAACCCCTCAAATG TGCCTCCGGAAGAACTGTATGCCACCCAGCTTGCACAACTTCAAGAAATGGGTTTTTTCGATACCCGGGAGAATCTTCAAGCACTGACAGCCACCGCAGGTAATGTTCATGCTGCGGTTGAGCGGCTACTGGGAAATCTTGGTCAATAA
- the LOC122603533 gene encoding ubiquitin domain-containing protein DSK2b-like isoform X2, giving the protein MGGGSGDSTAVTDGGGAGDAVTVNIRCSNGNKFTVQVTLDSSVENFKSVLAQNCDIPAPQQRLIYKGRILKDDQTLTSYGLEADHTVHLVRGFVPATATPAAGAPIGANTTTPPVAGQVDGGTTVGGTGLGASPFSGLGLGGLGGLGGNGGVFGAGLPELQQMQQQLTQNPNMMRDIMDMPLVQNLLNNPDVMRNMMMNNPQMRDVIERNPELGHMLNDPAILRQTMEAARNPEIMREMMRNTDRAMSNIESSPEGFNMLRRMYENVQEPFLNATTGGGDTGNDLNSNPFAALLGGGMGAPARDQVANPTTTGAETATGSPAPNTNPLPNPWAAGGVNQTNAAATNPAGTGRSPAVGGLGGLGVPGLEALLGGATPDPNSVSQLMQNPAISQMMQSLLSDPQYMNSILGLNPQMRSMLDSNPQLREMMQNPDFIRQLTSPETMQQMMTLQQSLLSGLGQQQPTRDIGQTGGATGSPNNMNLDMLMNMFGGLGTGGFSTPNPSNVPPEELYATQLAQLQEMGFFDTRENLQALTATAGNVHAAVERLLGNLGQ; this is encoded by the exons ATGGGCGGCGGAAGCGGTGATAGCACAGCAGTGACAGACGGTGGTGGCGCCGGTGACGCCGTTACCGTTAACATACGGTGTTCTAACGGCAATAAGTTTACCGTTCAGGTAACCCTAGATTCTTCTGTTGAAAACTTCAAGTCCGTTTTAGCACAAAACTGTGATATTCCTGCACCACAGCAACGCTTGATTTATAAAGGACGGATTCTTAAAGATGATCAAACACTTACCAGCTACG GCTTGGAGGCAGATCACACTGTTCACTTAGTACGTGGTTTTGTGCCTGCTACCGCCACCCCAGCAGCCGGTGCACCCATAGGTGCAAATACTACTACACCACCTGTTGCTGGGCAAGTTGACGGTGGAACTACTGTAGGTGGAACCGGGCTTGGTGCTTCCCCATTTTCTGGACTGGGTTTGGGTGGTCTGGGCGGTTTGGGCGGTAATGGTGGCGTGTTTGGGGCTGGACTTCCAGAGTTGCAACAAATGCAGCAACAGCTGACTCAGAACCCTAACATGATGCGAGACATAATGGACATGCCTCTTGTTCAGAATTTATTAAATAACCCAGATGTCATGCGCAACATGATGATGAATAACCCTCAAATGCGTGATGTCATCGAGCGGAATCCAGAGCTTGGTCACATGCTCAATGATCCGGCAATCCTGCGTCAAACAATGGAGGCTGCCAGAAACCCTGAGATCATGCGTGAAATGATGCGTAACACAGACAGAGCAATGAGTAATATTGAATCTTCTCCTGAAGGTTTTAACATGCTTAGGCGAATGTATGAAAATGTCCAGGAGCCATTTCTGAATGCAACCACGGGCGGTGGTGATACAGGGAATGATTTGAACTCCAATCCTTTTGCAGCTCTTTTGGGTGGTGGCATGGGGGCCCCAGCCCGTGATCAGGTAGCTAATCCTACAACCACTGGTGCCGAGACAGCTACTGGTTCTCCTGCTCCAAATACCAACCCACTTCCCAATCCTTGGGCTGCAGGTGGTG TTAACCAAACAAATGCAGCTGCAACAAACCCTGCTGGGACTGGTAGGTCCCCGGCAGTCGGTGGGTTAGGTGGACTTGGCGTTCCAGGTCTTGAGGCATTGCTTGGTGGTGCTACCCCTGATCCCAATTCAGTGAGCCAGCTTATGCAAAACCCAGCTATTTCTCAGATGATGCAAAGTCTTCTTTCAGACCCACAATATATGAATTCG ATACTTGGACTTAATCCACAAATGCGAAGCATGCTTGATTCAAACCCCCAGTTGAGAGAAATGATGCAAAATCCCGACTTCATTCGTCAATTAACTTCTCCAGAGACCATGCAG CAAATGATGACACTACAACAGTCTCTTTTATCCGGACTTGGTCAGCAACAACCCACACG AGATATTGGTCAAACTGGAGGAGCAacag GTTCTCCCAATAACATGAATCTGGATATGCTTATGAACATGTTTGGCGGCCTTGGAACCGGAGGCTTTTCAACACCGAACCCCTCAAATG TGCCTCCGGAAGAACTGTATGCCACCCAGCTTGCACAACTTCAAGAAATGGGTTTTTTCGATACCCGGGAGAATCTTCAAGCACTGACAGCCACCGCAGGTAATGTTCATGCTGCGGTTGAGCGGCTACTGGGAAATCTTGGTCAATAA
- the LOC122604623 gene encoding phosphoinositide phosphatase SAC6-like produces MAKANSSQKLYTRMRLWEFPDEYIIEPTDGSSGSCLAVSRLNGSLSLVDDVPQCTGVHVPKIQTVFGVIGMLKLLAGSYLLVITDRESVGTYLGYPIFKVLSLKVFPCDHSLKISPEEQKRMESEFTNLLKVAEKTPGLYFSYDVNITLSIQRLNELGDESRMLPLWRQAEPRFLWNNYMLEVFIDNKLDPYMLPLIQGSFGSFQSAIGLDIIDVTLIARRCTRRTGTRMWRRGADSDGYVANYVESEQIIQLKGFTASFVQVRGSMPFLWEQIVDLTYMPKFDILRPQEASRIAERHFLDLRKKYGNVLAIDLVNTHGGEGQLTQQFANSVQNILSDDVRYLHFDFHRVCGHVHFERLSILYEQIEDFLIKNRYYLLNEKGEKVEGQVGIVRTNCVDCLDRTNVTQSMIGRKMLEIQLRRFGIFDAEETISTHPNFDDCFKILWSNHGDDISIQYSGTPALKGDFVRYGKRTTQGILKDGWNALMRYYLNNFADGTKQDSIDLLQGHYILSVSRDMSHVSPKGGIEGIASFPLALALITMGFFFTMLSLMRVPNNMWQLFFSFLWAGLSIAVATFMRAHGRVFCNRPCLHKSPH; encoded by the exons atgGCGAAAGCGAATTCATCACAAAAACTATACACACGAATGAGATTATGGGAATTCCCAGATGAATATATCATCGAACCAACTGACGGTTCTTCCGGTTCTTGTTTGGCTGTTAGTCGTCTTAATGGCTCCTTGTCTCTTGTTG ATGATGTTCCTCAGTGTACGGGTGTTCATGTTCCGAAGATTCAGACTGTTTTCGGTGTTATTGGAATGCTGAAACTATTAGCag GATCGTATTTGTTAGTTATTACCGACCGTGAATCTGTTGGAACTTACTTGGGGTATCCTATTTTCAAAGTTTTGTCGCTTAAAGTCTTCCCCTGTGATCATTCCTTGAAAATTTCTCCCGAGGAACAG AAAAGGATGGAATCTGAGTTTACTAACCTGTTAAAAGTTGCTGAAAAGACCCCTGGCCTTTATTTTTCTTATGATGTCAATATAACATTAAG CATCCAACGCCTGAATGAGTTAGGTGATGAATCAAGGATGCTTCCTTTGTGGAGACAG GCAGAGCCACGGTTCCTATGGAACAACTATATGTTGGAAGTTTTCATAGATAATAAG CTTGATCCATATATGCTTCCTCTTATTCAAGGGT CTTTCGGTAGCTTTCAATCAGCTATTGGTTTAGATATTATAGATGTCACTTTGATTGCACGGAGGTGCACTAGAAGAACAG GGACACGAATGTGGAGAAGAGGTGCGGATTCTGATGGTTATGTAGCAAACTATGTGGAAAGTGAACAAATCATACAGTTAAAAGGCTTTACTGCTTCATTTGTGCAG GTGAGAGGTTCAATGCCTTTTCTCTGGGAACAAATTGTTGATTTAACATACATGCCTAAGTTTGATATTCTGAGGCCCCAGGAAGCG TCTCGAATTGCTGAGCGTCATTTTCTAGATTTAAGGAAGAAATATGGAAATGTTTTAGCGATTGATCTTGTCAATACG CATGGTGGTGAGGGACAGTTGACTCAACAGTTTGCCAATTCAGTGCAGAATATTCTTAGTGATGATGTGAG ATATTTGCACTTCGACTTCCATCGTGTTTGTGGACATGTTCATTTTGAGCGCCTATCTATCCTTTATGAACAGATTGAGGATTTTCTGATTAAAAACAG GTACTATTTGTTAAATGAAAAGGGTGAAAAGGTTGAAGGACAAGTTGGAATTGTGAGGACAAATTGTGTTGATTGTTTAGACCGTACAAATGTGACACAG AGCATGATTGGGCGAAAAATGCTGGAAATTCAACTTCGAAGGTTTGGTATTTTTGATGCCGAGGAAACCATTAGCACACATCCTAATTTTGATGATTGCTTCAAAATAT TATGGTCTAATCATGGTGACGATATAAGTATCCAATATTCGGGCACGCCTGCTTTGAAAGGAGATTTTGTCAG ATATGGTAAAAGGACTACTCAAGGCATTCTTAAGGATGGCTGGAACGCTCTAATGCGGTATTACCTAAACAATTTTGCTGATGGTACAAAACAG GATTCAATTGATCTACTGCAAGGTCATTACATCCTTTCTGTCTCTCGTGATATGTCTCATGTGTCACCAAAAGGAGGGATTGAGGGCATTGCA TCTTTTCCGCTTGCTTTGGCACTGATCACAATGGGATTCTTTTTCACAATGTTATCCCTCATGCGAG TTCCGAACAATATGTGGCaactctttttttcctttttatggGCGGGACTGAGCATAGCTGTAGCAACATTCATGAGAGCCCATGGTCGAGTTTTCTGTAATCGACCCTGTTTGCACAAATCTCCCCATTGA
- the LOC122605797 gene encoding G2/mitotic-specific cyclin-2-like yields MEIPSENNLSLMKPTIKKGKEDVIGARKFGCEIGHNRRALSVINQNLNGGGAQPQLHLHCVAANKRVLTQKITAEIGNKKQCFAAEEVKKSNLSNEGHGGWQEQEQEEPIPMFLETSETMLDERDHHMEEVEMEDIFEESVIDIDVSDDGNHLAVVEYVEDLYAHYRRIEGCSLVSPDYMTQQFDINEKMRAILVDWLIEVHHKFDLQPETLFLTVNLIDRFLAKQSVIRKNLQLVGLVGMLLACKYEEVSVPVIDDLIFISDKAYSRSQILEMEKLMLNTLEFNMSLPTPYVFMKRFLKAAQSETKLDQMSFYLIELCLVEYEMLKYPPSFLAAASVYTAQCSLYGVKQWSKTCEWHANYTEDQLWECSRKIVGYHQNAALGRLTGVYRKYNTSKFGYAAKCEPAKFLAEEIIHIVQSNNS; encoded by the exons ATGGAGATCCCAAGTGAAAATAATCTATCTTTGATGAAACCCACAATTAAAAAAG GGAAAGAAGATGTTATTGGTGCCCGGAAATTCGGTTGCGAAATCGGACATAACCGAAGAGCTTTGAGTGTGATTAATCAGAATTTGAATGGTGGTGGAGCTCAACCTCAATTACATCTACATTGTGTTGCTGCTAATAAGAGAGTTTTAACACA gaaaattactGCAGAAATAGGCAACAAGAAACAATGTTTTGCTGCTGAG GAGGtaaaaaagtcaaatttatCAAATGAGGGTCATGGAGGATGGCAAGAGCAAGAACAAGAGGAGCCGATACCCATGTTTTTGGAGACATCAGAAACGATGTTGGATGAAAGAGATCATCATATG GAGGAGGTTGAGATGGAGGATATTTTTGAAGAATCCGTTATAGATATCGATGTTTCTGATGATGGAAATCATCTAGCTGTAGTCGAGTATGTTGAAGATCTATATGCTCATTATAGAAGGATTGAG GGTTGTAGCTTGGTCTCACCAGACTACATGACACAACAATTTGACATTAATGAAAAGATGAGAGCAATACTAGTTGACTGGCTCATTGAG GTACACCACAAGTTTGATCTGCAACCAGAAACACTGTTTTTAACAGTCAATCTCATTGACAGATTTTTGGCTAAACAATCTGTGATTAGAAAGAACTTGCAATTAGTTGGTTTAGTTGGCATGCTTTTGGCTTGTAAATATGAAGAAGTTTCGGTTCCTGTTATAGACGATTTAATCTTTATTTCGGACAAAGCTTACTCTAGAAGCCAAATTCTTGAAATG GAAAAACTAATGCTGAACACATTGGAATTCAACATGTCCCTTCCAACTCCATATGTCTTTATGAAAAGATTTCTGAAAGCAGCACAATCAGAGACGAAACTAGACCAAATGTCGTTTTACTTGATCGAGCTTTGCCTAGTGGAATACGAAATGCTTAAATACCCTCCATCCTTCTTAGCAGCAGCATCCGTCTACACGGCTCAATGTAGTCTTTACGGCGTAAAACAATGGTCCAAGACTTGTGAATGGCATGCTAACTACACTGAAGATCAACTTTG GGAATGTTCAAGAAAGATTGTGGGGTACCATCAAAATGCAGCATTAGGAAGATTGACTGGTGTTTATAGGAAATATAACACATCAAAGTTTGGTTATGCAGCAAAATGTGAACCAGCAAAGTTTCTTGCAGAAGAGATCATCCACATTGTTCAAAGCAACAATTCTTAA